The Coccidioides posadasii str. Silveira chromosome 3, complete sequence genome contains a region encoding:
- the PMA1 gene encoding plasma membrane H+-ATPase (EggNog:ENOG410PFW2~COG:P~TransMembrane:9 (i131-153o159-178i304-329o341-369i707-728o734-753i774-795o840-863i875-893o)~BUSCO:1534at33183), giving the protein MAEPTGSTRPQGEGVPPNHLGTTVPSGGFEGHDEKAHAPASEAHFEKKPIPDDDEEEEDMDALIEELESQDGHIYEEDEDTGEPGGARPVPEELLQTDTRMGLTDQEVTTRRKKFGLNQMKEEKENMILKFLSYFVGPIQFVMEAAAVLAAGLEDWVDFGVICGLLLLNACVGFIQEFQAGSIVDELKKTLALKAVVLRNGRLSEIEAPEVVPGDILQVEEGTIIPADGRIVTEGAFLQVDQSAITGESLAVDKHKGDTCYASSAVKRGEAFMVITATGDNTFVGRAAALVNAASAGTGHFTEVLNGIGTVLLVLVIVTLLVVWVSSFYRSNGIVTILEFTLAITIIGVPVGLPAVVTTTMAVGAAYLAKKKAIVQKLSAIESLAGVEILCSDKTGTLTKNKLSLSEPYTVAGVDPEDLMLTACLAASRKKKGIDAIDKAFLKSLKYYPRAKSVLTQYKVLEFHPFDPVSKKVSAIVESPQGERITCVKGAPLFVLRTVEEDHPIPEEIDAAYKNKVAEFATRGFRSLGVARKRGEGSWEILGIMPCSDPPRHDTAKTINEAKTLGLSIKMLTGDAVGIARETSRQLGLGTNVYNAERLGLGGGGTMPGSDIYDFVEAADGFAEVFPQHKYNVVEILQQRGYLVAMTGDGVNDAPSLKKADTGIAVEGASDAARSAADIVFLAPGLSAIIDALKTSRQIFHRMYAYVVYRIALSLHLEIFLGLWIAILNTSLNLELVVFIAIFADIATLAIAYDNAPFSKTPVKWNLPKLWGMSVLLGIVLAVGTWITLTTMLVGTEDGGIVQNFGVRDEVLFLEISLTENWLIFITRANGPFWSSIPSWQLAGAILVVDIVATFFTLFGWFVGGQTSIVAVVRIWIFSFGVFCVMGGVYYILQGSTGFDNMMHGKSPKKSQKQRSLEDFVVSLQRVSTQHEKSA; this is encoded by the exons ATGGCAGAACCGACCGGCTCAACCCGCCCCCAGGGCGAGGGTGTgccccccaaccaccttgGCACCACCGTCCCAAGTGGAGGCTTCGAGGGCCACGATGAGAAAGCGCACGCTCCTGCTTCCGAGGCGCACTTCGAGAAGAAGCCCATCCCTGacgatgatgaggaggaggaggacatGGATGCGCTCATCGAGGAACTCGAGTCCCAGGATGGTCACATCTatgaagaggatgaggacACCGGCGAGCCCGGTGGTGCTCGTCCCGTTCCGGAAGAGTTGCTGCAGACGGATACTCGCATGGGTCTCACGGACCAGGAGGTTACGACGCGTCGCAAGAAGTTCGGTCTCAATCAGAtgaaggaggagaaggagaatATGATTCTCAAGTTCTTGAGCTACTTCGTCGGTCCTATTCAGTTCGTCATGGAG GCTGCCGCCGTCCTTGCTGCCGGTCTCGAGGACTGGGTCGATTTCGGTGTCATCTGCGGTCTCCTTTTGCTTAACGCCTGCGTTGGTTTCATTCAAGAATTCCAGGCCGGTTCCATTGTCGACGAATTGAAGAAAACTCTTGCTCTCAAGGCCGTTGTCCTCCGCAATGGCCGTCTATCTGAGATTGAAGCCCCCGAAGTCGTACCAGGTGACATCCTTCAGGTCGAAGAG GGTACTATCATTCCCGCCGACGGTCGCATTGTCACTGAAGGCGCTTTCCTTCAAGTTGACCAGTCTGCCATTACTGGAGAGTCGCTTGCCGTCGACAAGCACAAGGGCGATACCTGTTATGCCTCCTCCGCTGTCAAGCGTGGCGAAGCCTTCATGGTGATCACTGCCACAGGTGACAACACTTTCGTCGGCCGTGCTGCTGCTCTCGTCAACGCTGCCTCCGCTGGTACCGGTCACTTCACTGAAGTTCTTAACGGTATCGGTACTGTTCTTCTCGTCTTGGTCATCGTCACTCTCTTGGTTGTCTGGGTCTCGTCCTTCTACCGATCCAATGGAATCGTCACCATCCTCGAGTTCACCTTGGCCATCACCATCATTGGTGTCCCCGTCGGTCTCCCAGCTGTCGTCACCACTACCATGGCTGTCGGTGCTGCCTATCTCGCTAAGAAGAAGGCCATCGTTCAAAAGCTCTCTGCCATcgaatctcttgctggtgTCGAAATCCTTTGCTCTGACAAGACCGGTACTTTGACCAAGAACAAGCTCTCCCTGTCCGAGCCCTACACTGTCGCTGGTGTTGACCCAGAGGATCTCATGTTGACTGCCTGCTTGGCTGCATCTCGTAAGAAGAAGGGTATTGATGCCATCGACAAGGCTTTCTTGAAGTCGCTCAAGTACTATCCTCGTGCCAAGTCCGTCCTTACCCAGTACAAGGTCCTTGAATTCCACCCATTCGATCCTGTCTCCAAGAAGGTCAGCGCTATCGTCGAATCTCCCCAGGGTGAGCGCATCACCTGTGTTAAGGGTGCTCCACTTTTCGTCCTCCGTACTGTCGAAGAAGACCATCCAATTCCAGAGGAGATCGATGCCGCGTACAAGAACAAGGTCGCTGAGTTCGCCACCCGTGGTTTCCGTTCTCTCGGTGTCGCTCGCAAGCGCGGTGAAGGTTCCTGGGAAATTCTTGGTATCATGCCTTGTTCTGATCCTCCTCGCCACGATACCGCCAAGACTATCAACGAAGCCAAGACCCTTGGTCTGTCGATTAAGATGTTGACTGGTGATGCTGTCGGTATTGCTCGTGAAACCTCCCGCCAACTCGGTCTTGGAACCAATGTCTACAACGCTGAGCGCCTCGGtcttggtggtggtggtacCATGCCTGGATCTGACATCTATGATTTCGTTGAGGCTGCCGATGGTTTCGCTGAAGTCTTCCCCCAGCACAAGTACAATGTCGTCGAAATCTTGCAACAGCGTGGCTACTTGGTTGCCATGACTGGTGACGGTGTCAACGATGCTCCATCTCTCAAGAAGGCTGATACTGGTATCGCTGTGGAGGGTGCCTCTGACGCCGCTCGTTCTGCTGCCGATATCGTTTTCCTTGCTCCTGGTCTCTCTGCCATCATCGACGCCCTCAAGACTTCTCGCCAGATTTTCCACCGTATGTATGCTTACGTCGTGTACCGTATCGCCTTGTCTCTCCATCTCGAGATCTTCTTGGGTCTCTGGATTGCCATCTTGAACACTTCGCTTAACTTGGAGTTGGTTGTCTTCATCGCCATCTTTGCCGATATCGCTACCTTGGCTATCGCTTACGACAACGCTCCCTTCTCCAAGACCCCTGTCAAGTGGAACTTGCCCAAGCTCTGGGGTATGTCCGTTCTCCTTGGTATCGTCCTTGCTGTCGGAACCTGGATTACCCTCACCACTATGTTGGTTGGCACTGAAGACGGCGGTATCGTTCAGAACTTCGGTGTCCGTGACGAGGTTCTCTTCCTTGAAATCTCTCTCACTGAGAACTGGCTCATTTTCATCACCCGTGCCAACGGTCCCTTCTGGTCTTCTATCCCCTCGTGGCAGCTCGCTGGTGCTATCTTGGTTGTCGATATTGTCGCCACCTTCTTCACTCTCTTCGGTTGGTTCGTTGGTGGCCAGACCTCCATCGTCGCTGTTGTTCGTATCTGGATTTTCTCCTTTGGTGTGTTCTGCGTGATGGGTGGTGTGTACTATATCCTCCAGGGTTCTACTGGATTCGACAACATGATGCACGGAAAGAGCCCCAAGAAGTCTCAAAAGCAACGTTCTCTCGAAGATTTCG TTGTTTCATTACAACGTGTCTCTACTCAACACGAGAAGAGTGCgtaa
- a CDS encoding uncharacterized protein (EggNog:ENOG410PHGT~COG:J~BUSCO:2046at33183) — protein sequence MTSTSRNHAFERSPVDAVGQGRLKEYVVAVMAQKTQEQRFQRRTSIYQKHNLLEHIKKKSWCGPPSETIYGGLSASAAEDDIGIALAVRDTTYFLDFAEQHFPRDETSNAAEMITDFVIDQVRKYKIEHLEKFIGIALPINLAVHCPRLCPRLWAELDIVPLVLHGKGVHSVGWINTELWNSKMLDEQAESIARKCITFFGPNKAPLLQVGYRGTVEVDAGFHAVLATVRDYERTVRETTWAAVQKYAADMKERNVKVAFFSSTPQGGGVALMRHALVRFSEALGTDIKWYVPRPKPGVFRITKTNHNILQGVARLDERLTEENKKQLTDWIATNAKRYWFGKGGPLDPPEKGGADIIVIDDPQMPGLIPLIKAATPNRPVIYRSHIQIRSDLVDDPSTPQAEAWAYFWESIKQADLFISHPVSAFVPSTVNPESVGYLPASTDWLDGLNKNMEDWDVGFYGRVFNAKCREIGMTTIDYPKDEYIVQVARFDPSKGIFDVIQSYAKFFDKIKSETTPPKLLICGHGSVDDPDGAVIYDAVIEYLECQMRHLKPFICVMHIPPSDQILNAILSKARIALQLSVREGFEVKVSEALHKGKPVIATLAGGIPLQVQHGKNGFLVEVGDTDAVAQHLYDLWTDDELYDRMSEYALTSVSDEVSTVGNALSWLYLASQMTKGKSCKPHGRWINDMAREAAGKPYLAGENRLKREVDVKPAGTLED from the exons ATGACGTCAACGTCAAGAAACCATGCCTTCGAAAGGTCTCCGGTCGACGCAGTTGGACAAGGAAGGCTGAAAGAATATGTGGTGGCTGTCATGGCACAGAAGACACAGGAACAACGGTTTCAGCGTCGCACATCTATATATCAGAAGCACAATCTTTTGGAGCATATCAAGAAGAAGTCGTGGTGTGGCCCACCGTCAGAG ACTATCTATGGCGGCCTTTCTGCATCTGCTGCTGAAGATGACATCGGCATTGCCCTTGCGGTTCGGGATACGACGTACTTCCTCGATTTTGCCGAGCAGCATTTCCCTCGTGACGAAACTAGCAATGCCGCCGAAATGATAACGGATTTCGTCATTGATCAGGTTCGGAAATATAAAATTGAGCATTTGGAGAAGTTTATCGGCATCGCCCTTCCTATCAACCTTGCTGTTCATTGCCCTCGCCTTTGCCCGCGGTTATGGGCCGAGCTGGATATTGTTCCCTTGGTGCTGCATGGGAAAGGCGTGCATAGTGTTGGCTGGATCAATACAGAATTGTGGAACTCGAAGATGCTGGACGAACAGGCTGAGTCTATTGCTCGGAAATGTATCAC ATTCTTCGGCCCGAACAAAGCACCCTTGCTGCAGGTCGGCTATCGAGGAACTGTTGAGGTGGATGCAGGGTTCCATGCTGTTTTAGCTACAGTTCGTGACTATGAGAGGACCGTTCGCGAAACGACTTGGGCTGCTGTGCAGAAGTATGCGGCTGATATGAAGGAACGAAATGTCAAAGTTGCTTTTTTTAGTAGTACGCCTCAGGGCGGCGGCGTCGCTCTCATGAGACACGCTCTTGTGAGATTTTCCGAAGCTCTTGGGACTGACATTAAATG GTATGTTCCACGACCGAAACCAGGGGTATTCCGCATCACAAAGACAAACCACAACATTCTTCAGGGCGTAGCCAGGCTTGATGAAAGGCTCACAGAGGAGAACAAAAAGCAGCTCACAGATTGGATCGCGACGAATGCCAAACGTTACTGGTTTGGAAAAGGTGGCCCGCTCGATCCCCCGGAGAAAGGAGGTGCCGATATTATTGTGATTGACGATCCACAAATGCCCGGTTTGATACCGCTGATTAAAGCGGCTACTCCAAACCGGCCAGTCATCTATCGCAGTCACATTCAGATTCGAAGCGACCTGGTAGATGATCCCTCGACGCCGCAGGCGGAAGCCTGGGCGTACTTCTGGGAGAGCATCAAACAGGCCGATTTATTCATAAGTCATCCCGTCAGTGCGTTCGTGCCATCAACCGTGAACCCTGAATCGGTGGGATACCTGCCTGCTTCAACAGATTG GCTGGACGGATTGAACAAAAATATGGAAGATTGGGATGTTGGCTTTTACGGCCGTGTCTTCAACGCAAAGTGTCGCGAGATCGGAATGACAACCATCGATTATCCGAAGG ATGAGTACATCGTCCAAGTCGCGAGATTTGACCCTTCGAAAGGAATCTTCGATGTTATTCAATCCTATGCCAAATTTTTTGACAAGATAAAATCGGAGACGACACCCCCAAAGCTCCTCATCTGTGGGCACGGGTCAGTCGATGACCCTGATGGGGCCGTGATATACGATGCCGTCATTGAATACCTCGAATGTCAAATGCGCCACCTCAAGCCTTTCATCTGTGTGATGCATATCCCTCCCTCCGATCAGATCCTCAATGCGATCCTTTCAAAAGCCAGGATCGCTTTGCAGCTGTCTGTACGAGAAGGATTTGAAGTCAAGGTTTCCGAAGCATTGCATAAAGGCAAACCGGTTATCGCCACTCTTGCTGGAGGTATTCCGCTCCAGGTCCAGCACGGCAAAAATGGTTTCCTCGTTGAAGTAGGAGATACCGATGCCGTGGCGCAACATCTCTACGATCTTTGGACCGACGATGAATTGTATGATCGGATGAGTGAGTATGCACTGACAAGCGTTAGCGACGAGGTTTCCACGGTCGGTAATGCCTTGTCTTGGTTGTATCTTGCAAGTCAAATGACCAAGGGCAAATCCTGCAAGCCGCATGGTCGATGGATAAATGATATGGCTAGAGAGGCAGCTGGCAAGCCTTACTTAGCCGGCGAAAATAGATTGAAGAGAGAGGTTGATGTTAAGCCGGCGGGTACTCTGGAGGACTGA
- a CDS encoding uncharacterized protein (EggNog:ENOG410PHGT~COG:J~BUSCO:6090at33183): protein MEVRKIPGFYYDPDKKRYFKLQENYQVPQGSRYSRGEVSKREESVAKRKKVESFEERLASERITPSRILHHPLFGNLGLQREIGQHGPRANASIRDRSKACVGLLGRDTLVDVRSWNAGLTVKNVERDPRTARLFTTLNVAGPSGFCAFPPRSPEYPWRYDPTDHCHDFMGRRDDYIESISISHAGHMMALSHNLMGLSVNLTIGKLLTTNDPDFRRGETFDGPLVCVSRPGWSNCNIAPSPDTATTTFTVGCGMDLITVSNNESQWILATAKKFKSPIRSVDWLSRNVIIAGATSSKVWLYDVRSQGSVARLQHAHGVQSLRKLDDWRIVVAGANLTLSMYDLRFASHRTDDRPRPNNPSHKATTPYLNFYDVQCNIFNNIDVCPELGLLACSSEQRTVQLYSLATGKRLTTDRDSKPTRAIRHSLLGYNFPENLASYQYPGPISLVKFDNLPDRLDLLKDYEDDERDFSKGGRAGIPSLLVASGSAVDEWHL from the exons ATGGAAGTGCGCAAAATTCCTGGGTTCTACTATG ACCCGGAtaagaaaagatattttAAGCTTCAGGAAAATTACCAAGTTCCCCAAGGCTCCAGATACTCGAGAGGGGAGGTTAGCAAGCGGGAAGAGTCTGTAGCG AAACGAAAGAAGGTTGAGTCGTTTGAAGAACGTCTGGCCTCGGAGAGGATCACGCCCTCAAGGATTCTCCATCATCCTCTTTTCGGGAACTTGGGGCTCCAACGAGAGATCGGACAGCATGGACCACGTGCAAATGCTTCTATCCGCGACCGTAGCAAGGCCTGCGTTGGTCTTCTTGGGCGTGACACCCTCGTCGACGTTCGCTCTTGGAATGCCGGACTGACAGTGAAAAACGTGGAGAGAGACCCTCGTACAGCACGGCTTTTTACAA CTCTAAATGTAGCTGGTCCTTCTGGATTTTG TGCTTTCCCTCCTCGATCTCCAGAATATCCATGGAGATACGACCCTACAGACCACTGCCATGATTTTATGGGGAGGCGTGATGACTAT ATTGAATCGATTTCAATTTCTCATGCCGGACATATGAT GGCACTATCTCATAACCTTATGGGCTTAAGCGTCAATCTGACTattggaaagctgctgaCGACGAATGATCCTGACTTTCGCCGAGGGGAGACGTTCGACG GACCTTTGGTTTGTGTTAGCCGTCCCGGATGGTCGAATTGCAACATTGCCCCTTCGCCGGATACTGCTACTACTACGTTCACAGTGGGTTGTGGTATGGACTTGATTACTGTTTCCAACAACGAGAGTCAGTGGATACTTGCCACAGCTAAGAAGTTCAAATCGCCTATTCGATCTGTCGACTGGCTCAGTCGAAATGTGATCATTGCGGGTGCGACTAGTTCAAAGGTGTGGCTTTACGATGTTAGAAGTCAAGGCTCAGTCGCCAGGCTCCAGCATGCACATGGCGTACAGTCTCTTAGAAAGCTAGACGACTGGAGGATTGTCGTTGCTGGGGCGAATCTTACA CTGAGCATGTACGATCTTCGATTCGCGTCTCATCGCACAGATGACCGCCCTCGGCCTAATAACCCGAGTCATAAAGCGACTACACCCTATCTGAACTTTTACGATGTGCAGTGCAATATCTTTAATAATATAGATGTCTGTCCGGAACTGGGTCTTCTCGCTTGTT CATCCGAACAACGAACTGTCCAGCTCTACTCGCTTGCCACGGGTAAGAGGCTCACAACTGACCGGGACTCGAAACCAACTAGAGCCATCCGTCATTCACTTTTAGGATATAACTTTCCGGAAAACCTTGCATCATATCAATATCCAGGACCGATCTCTCTCGTGAAATTCGACAATTTGCCGGACCGCCTCGATTTACTTAAAGATTACGAGGATGATGAACGGGACTTCAGCAAGGGAGGGCGCGCAGGAATACCGAGCCTTTTGGTTGCTTCTGGGAGTGCCGTGGACGAGTGGCATTTGTGA
- the RET1 gene encoding DNA-directed RNA polymerase III core subunit ret1 (EggNog:ENOG410PG3S~COG:K~BUSCO:560at33183) yields MPPKKRPQGAAQQNPSADSLNSTSDPSAQSSTGASGMPAGNSKRKRTGDIKAAPAESQGKEGGADARRKSGPAGERKGRGHDDFEDLLQPFYYNKSLTDPINTEKDKWNLLPAFLKVKGLVKQHIDSYNYFVEVQLKKIVQASAEIRSDVDPNFYIRFHDIYLGSPRRADEEQSEDARFKIESTVTPNECRLRDMTYAAPILVDFEYVRGRQRVKRNGTAIGRMPVMLRSSKCVLSKKSPREMYLLHECPLDPGGYFIVNGTEKVILVQEQLSKNRVIVETDPKKEIVQASVTSSSNERKSKSYVILKKDRIYLRHNVLSDDIPVVILLKAMGIQSDKEMLLLVAGVDSVYQEDFAINFEESIKLGIYTQQQALEYLGSHIKITRKPNGFGGGRRNYIQEAVEAIASVIISHVQVENMNFRPKALYVAHMARRVLMAKHDSSLVDDRDYVGNKRLELAGQLLALLFEDLFKKFCFDIKMNIDKVLKKPVRTEAFDAFSVVAIHGNHITQGMNRAISTGNWSLKRFRMERAGVTHVLSRLSYISALGMMTRISSQFEKTRKVSGPRALQPSQFGMLCPSDTPEGEACGLVKNLALMTHITTNDEEEPVRKLVFALGAEDVQAVGGREFYGQGAYIIFLNGSPIALTRRPKHFLNSFRRLRRMGRVSEFVSVYINHHQSAVHIATDDGRICRPLIIVENQKSKVTDLHLGMLRNGTMEFDDFLAQGLVEYLDVNEENDSYIAVYENEINENTTHLEIEPFTILGAVAGLIPYPHHNQSPRNTYQCAMGKQAIGAIANNQFLRIDSLLYTMVYPQKPMVKTRTIELVKYDKLPAGQSATVAVMSYSGYDIEDALVLNKGSVDRGFGRCQVFRKYSANLKSYSNGTKDRLLGPDRQDGVPIRKHALLDNDGLAAVGEKVSSGEVYINKATPENALSSGITGSDAGGPIAYIPSPQTYKLPDPSYIDKVMISTTEGENQLLKVQTRQTRRPEVGDKFSSRHGQKGVVGIIAEQADMPFTDQGIVPDIIMNPHGFPSRMTVGKMLELVAGKAGILSGQFGYGTAFGGSPVEEMSAILISKGFNYGGKDYLTSGITGEALPAYVFTGPIYYQKLKHMVQDKMHSRARGPRAILTRQPTEGRSRDGGLRLGEMERDCLIAYGTSQLLLERLMISSDRHEVDVCENCGFMGYLGWCQRCKTSRGVVKMVIPYAAKLLVQELFSMNVVARLKLADEFPEERGM; encoded by the exons ATGCCCCCGAAAAAACGGCCGCAGGGTGCTGCCCAGCAGAACCCGTCCGCGGATTCTCTAAAC TCTACTTCAGATCCCTCAGCTCAAAGTAGCACGGGCGCATCAGGTATGCCTGCCGGAAACTCCAAGCGGAAACGGACCGGGGACATAAAGGCTGCGCCAGCCGAAAGCCAGGGCAAGGAGGGTGGTGCTGATGCCAGAAGAAAGAGTGGCCCAGCTGGTGAGCGTAAAGGCAGAGGCCATGAT GACTTTGAAGACCTTCTTCAACCTTTTTACTATAACAAATCCCTGACCGATCCGATCAACACTGAAAAGGACAAGTGGAATCTTCTTCCTGCATTTTTGAAGGTGAAAGGGCTCGTCAAGCAACATATCGACTCGTACAACTACTTCGTCGAGGTACAGCTGAAAAAGATCGTCCAAGCGAGTGCTGAAATCCGTAGTGATGTGGACCCAAACTTCTACATCAG ATTTCACGATATTTATCTCGGCAGCCCCCGCCGAGCAGATGAAGAGCAGTCAGAAGATGCGCGCTTCAAAATCGAATCGACCGTTACCCCAAACGAATGTAGACTACGGGATATGACCTATGCTGCGCCGATCCTGGTTGATTTTGAATACGTCCGTGGACGGCAACGAGTGAAGCGGAATGGAACAGCGATTGGCCGCATGCCGGTCATGCTTCGAAGCTCAAAATGCGTGCTTTCGAAAAAATCACCGCGTGAAATGTACCTATTACACGAATGTCCCTTGGATCCGGGAGGCTACTTCATCGTAAACGGAACGGAAAAGGTGATTCTTGTGCAGGAGCAGCTGAGCAAGAACAGAGTCATCGTGGAAACGGATCCGAAGAAAGAGATTGTTCAGGCCTCTGTCACCAG TTCGTCGAACGAGAGAAAATCCAAGAGTTACGTCATCCTTAAGAAGGATCGGATATATCTAAGACATAACGTTCTTAGTGATGATATACCTGTCGTTATTTTATTAAAGGCCATGGGAATACAGTCTGATAAGGAAATGTTGCTTCTCGTGGCTGGAGTAGACAGCGTATACCAGGAAGACTTCGCTATCAATTTCGAAGAATCTATCAAACTTGGAATATATACGCAACAACAAGCACTGGAATACCTTGGATCACATATTAAAATCACCCGAAAACCTAATGGCTTTGGTGGAGGCCGTCGAAATTATATTCAGGAGGCAGTCGAGGCCATCGCTTCAGTTATCATTTCTCATGTTCAGGTGGAGAACATGAACTTTCGCCCCAAAGCTTTGTACGTGGCTCACATGGCTCGTCGAGTTTTAATGGCAAAGCATGATTCGAGTTTGGTTGATGATCGCGACTATGTCGGTAATAAACGATTGGAATTGGCCGGCCAGCTCCTTGCGTTATTGTTTGAGGACCTGTTTAAGAAGTTTTGCTTCGATATTAAAATGAACATCGATAAGGTGCTGAAGAAGCCTGTACGAACCGAAGCCTTCGACGCGTTCAGCGTGGTTGCAATCCACGGAAATCATATCACGCAGGGCATGAATCGCGCTATATCCACGGGCAACTGGAGTCTCAAGCGGTTTCGCATGGAGCGTGCAGGAGTTACCCATGTGCTCAGTCGATTAAGCTACATATCTGCACTGGGTATGATGACTCGTATATCCAGTCAGTTCGAAAAAACTCGGAAAGTCAGCGGTCCTCGAGCTCTCCAACCCTCCCAATTTGGCATGCTTTGTCCCTCTGATACCCCTGAGGGTGAAGCCTGCGGTCTCGTCAAGAATCTTGCGCTCATGACACATATCACTACGAATGACGAGGAAGAGCCGGTGAGGAAACTTGTGTTTGCTTTAGGTGCTGAAGATGTGCAGGCGGTGGGAGGACGGGAGTTTTACGGCCAAGGAGCATATATTATATTCTTAAACGGTTCGCCTATTGCTTTGACTCGCCGCCCAAAACATTTCTTAAACTCGTTCCGAAGGTTGAGACGAATGGGCCGGGTCTCGGAGTTTGTGAGCGTATACATTAACCATCACCAAAGTGCCGTCCATATTGCTACTGATGATGGCCGAATTTGTCGTCCACTGATCATTGTCGAGAACCAGAAGTCGAAGGTTACCGATCTCCATCTTGGCATGCTGCGCAATGGAACAATGGAATTCGATGACTTCCTCGCTCAAGGTCTCGTCGAATATCTTGATGTTAACGAAGAAAACGATTCTTACATTGCGGTATACGAGAATGAGATAAATGAAAATACTACCCACCTGGAAATCGAACCTTTCACTATTCTTGGTGCTGTCGCCGGCCTTATTCCTTATCCACACCACAATCAGTCACCCCGAAATACCTACCAATGCGCCATGGGTAAACAAGCCATAGGTGCTATTGCAAATAATCAGTTCTTACGCATTGACTCTTTACTTTACACAATGGTTTATCCTCAGAAACCTATGGTCAAGACGAGGACCATAGAACTTGTAAAATATGACAAATTACCAGCTGGTCAAAGTGCCACGGTCGCTGTTATGAGTTACTCCGGCTACGATATCGAGGACGCATTGGTACTGAACAAAGGGTCAGTAGACCGTGGATTTGGACGCTGCCAGGTCTTCCGTAAGTATTCAGCGAATCTCAAGAGCTATTCAAACGGAACAAAGGATCGATTACTGGGACCCGACCGCCAGGATGGTGTGCCTATTCGTAAGCACGCCCTACTTGATAACGACGGATTGGCAGCTGTGGGAGAGAAGGTGAGTAGCGGCGAGGTTTACATCAATAAAGCAACGCCTGAGAATGCTTTGTCTTCCGGAATTACTGGCTCAGACGCTGGAGGGCCGATTGCATACATTCCATCTCCACAAACCTACAAACTTCCGGATCCAAGCTACATCGATAAAGTCATGATATCTACGACGGAAGGCGAAAATCAACTCCTCAAAGTACAAACACGACAAACCCGTCGCCCAGAGGTTGGCGACAAATTTTCATCCCGCCACGGACAGAAAGGTGTTGTAGGCATCATTGCTGAACAAGCCGATATGCCTTTTACCGACCAGGGCATAGTCCCAGATATCATCATGAACCCACACGGTTTTCCCTCTCGTATGACAGTCGGTAAAATGCTCGAACTTGTCGCCGGCAAAGCCGGCATCCTCTCAGGCCAATTTGGTTACGGCACTGCTTTTGGTGGCAGCCCTGTCGAAGAAATGTCAGCCATACTCATCTCCAAGGGCTTCAACTATGGTGGCAAGGATTATCTCACCTCTGGTATTACGGGCGAAGCCCTCCCCGCCTACGTGTTCACTGGACCTATTTACTACCAGAAACTCAAACATATGGTCCAAGATAAGATGCACTCCCGAGCTCGTGGACCGCGGGCTATCCTCACTCGCCAGCCTACCGAAGGTCGATCACGGGATGGTGGTCTCCGCCTGGGAGAGATGGAGCGTGATTGTCTCATTGCATACGGTACCAGTCAATTGCTTCTGGAGCGATTAATGATTTCCTCTGATCGGCACGAAGTTGATGTGTGCGAAAACTGCGGTTTTATGGGCTACTTGGGCTGGTGTCAGCGCTGCAAGACGTCAAGAGGAGTGGTGAAAATGGTGATTCCGTATGCAGCGAAGTTACTGGTTCAGGAGCTTTTCAGCATGAATGTAGTTGCACGGCTTAAGCTCGCGGATGAGTTCCCCGAAGAGAGAGGAATGTGA